A single Actinomadura algeriensis DNA region contains:
- a CDS encoding type II toxin-antitoxin system VapB family antitoxin translates to MIFKAVGVGRPYPDHGLSSRDWAKIPPRQVRLDQLVSTKRELDLQSLLAKDSTFYGDLFPHVVQWRGELYLEDGLHRALRAALQQRTVLHARVLDLDAVDVRG, encoded by the coding sequence GTGATCTTCAAGGCGGTGGGAGTGGGAAGGCCCTATCCGGACCACGGGCTCTCGTCCCGGGACTGGGCCAAGATCCCGCCTCGCCAGGTCCGCCTCGATCAGCTCGTCAGCACCAAACGGGAGCTCGACCTGCAGTCGCTCCTCGCGAAGGACTCGACTTTCTACGGCGACCTGTTCCCTCACGTCGTCCAGTGGCGCGGTGAGCTGTACCTGGAGGACGGCCTGCACCGCGCCCTGCGCGCGGCCCTGCAGCAGCGGACCGTCCTGCACGCCCGCGTCCTGGACCTGGACGCGGTGGACGTGCGCGGCTGA
- a CDS encoding CynX/NimT family MFS transporter, with protein sequence MNTSTKPPATTPSPATSPSRATAVWALAGLVLLTVNLRAAITGISPVLGELRDAFGLSGVGVSVLTTLPVLCLGVFASLAPVAARRLGTEVAIAGSLVMITAGILLRVVAYAPALYVGTVLAGAGIAMGNVLMPAVIKRAFPRRVGSLTGVAMMLMAASGAIAAGLAVPLDHAGGWRLALAVWAVPSLVAALVWGPLAVRGRRAADVPDTPDAAHRTDGSLLRSPLAWCVAAFMGLASLMFYVLMSWLPEMMQDAGFAPATAGMMVSVMMIVGIPLGYLVPVFAARLRDQRVVVAAIGAVMVVGIGGMLVAPAAGWVWTITLGIGVGSAFPLAYTLLSLRSPSPSIAARLSGMAQTGGYLLAGFGPLAAGVLHSATGGWNVSLGLLLALIVPEIAFGLLAARPGYIRLGGGPLVEAKEIAVPATARTR encoded by the coding sequence ATGAACACGTCCACGAAGCCCCCCGCCACGACTCCGTCCCCCGCAACGAGCCCGTCCCGCGCCACGGCCGTGTGGGCCCTGGCAGGGCTGGTGCTCCTCACCGTCAACCTGCGCGCCGCCATCACCGGGATCTCCCCGGTGCTCGGGGAACTGCGCGACGCCTTCGGGCTGTCGGGCGTCGGCGTGAGCGTGCTCACCACGCTCCCGGTGCTGTGCCTCGGCGTCTTCGCGTCGCTCGCGCCGGTGGCGGCCCGGCGGCTCGGCACCGAGGTCGCCATCGCCGGATCCCTCGTCATGATCACCGCCGGGATCCTGCTGCGCGTCGTCGCGTACGCGCCCGCGCTCTACGTTGGAACGGTCCTGGCGGGCGCGGGCATCGCGATGGGCAACGTCCTCATGCCCGCGGTGATCAAGCGGGCGTTCCCGCGCCGCGTCGGCTCGCTGACCGGCGTCGCGATGATGCTGATGGCCGCGAGCGGCGCCATCGCCGCCGGTCTCGCGGTGCCGCTCGACCACGCGGGCGGCTGGCGGCTGGCGCTCGCCGTCTGGGCCGTCCCGTCCCTGGTCGCCGCCCTGGTGTGGGGGCCGCTCGCGGTCCGCGGGCGGCGCGCCGCGGACGTCCCGGACACCCCCGACGCCGCCCACCGGACGGACGGTTCGCTGCTGCGCTCGCCCCTCGCGTGGTGCGTCGCCGCCTTCATGGGCCTGGCGTCCCTGATGTTCTACGTGCTGATGTCCTGGCTGCCGGAGATGATGCAGGACGCCGGATTCGCCCCCGCCACGGCCGGGATGATGGTCTCGGTCATGATGATCGTCGGCATCCCGCTGGGCTACCTCGTCCCGGTGTTCGCCGCCCGGCTCCGCGACCAGCGCGTCGTCGTCGCCGCGATCGGGGCCGTCATGGTCGTCGGCATCGGCGGGATGCTCGTCGCCCCGGCCGCCGGCTGGGTGTGGACGATCACGCTCGGCATCGGCGTCGGCAGCGCCTTCCCGCTCGCCTACACGCTGCTGAGCCTGCGGTCGCCGAGCCCGTCGATCGCCGCCCGCCTGTCCGGAATGGCGCAGACGGGCGGATATCTCCTCGCCGGGTTCGGTCCGCTCGCCGCGGGCGTCCTGCACAGCGCCACGGGCGGCTGGAACGTCTCCCTCGGCCTCCTGCTCGCGCTGATCGTGCCCGAGATCGCCTTCGGCCTGCTCGCCGCGCGTCCCGGCTACATCCGGCTCGGCGGCGGGCCGCTCGTCGAGGCGAAGGAGATCGCCGTTCCCGCGACCGCCCGCACCCGCTGA